The following DNA comes from Bradyrhizobium sp. SK17.
TTACGATTGGAAAGCGTGAACTATGAGGTCCGGGGCAAGATCGCGATCTTGACCCTTGACGAGCCGAACAAGCTGAACGCCCTGACGACCGGCATTCGCGCAGGCATCCTCGAAGGCCTGAAGCGGGCCGACAACGACGACCAGGTGCGCGTCAGCATCATCACCGGCGCCGGCGGCAAGGCGTTCTGCGCTGGCGCCGATATCGGCAACTTCGATTTCGATCCGGACAAGGCCCGCGCCTTCTTTATCGAAGCCATGGGCGTGTTGTCGGCCCCGGAGCGGGCGCTGAAGCCGGTGATATCAGCCGTCAACGGAATTGCCTATGGCGGCGGCTTCGAGCTTGCGATCGCTTCCGACTTCATCTTCGCCGCCGAGAGCGCCCGCTTTGCGGTACCAGAGATCAAGCTGGGGCTATTGCCCGGCTTCGCCATTGTGCGGCTCAATGATATTGTCGGGCGTGCGAAAGCCAAGGAGATGAGCATGCTCGGCGACCCGCTCACTGCAGCGGAGGCAGCTCGGCTCGGGATCGTTTCCCACGTTGTTCCCAATGACAGATTGCTTGCCGACGCGATGGCGTTCGCGGAACGCATCGCATCACAGCCGCAGCTTGCGGTGCGAATGGCAAAATCCTTCTACAACCGCGGCCTCGGCGGCGACGAGATGCGCCATGCGATCGACGGCTTTCCATTCCTGCTGACGCATGCTGACGCGCGTGAAGGCATCGGTGCGTTTCGGGAAAAGCGCGAGCCGCAATTCGGCAAGGGGTAATTCGCACCCACCTTCATCGCAACCATCATCGCCCCGCAGATGACATGCCTGCGAGGTGCACTACGCCACCATCCAACACAAAAATAATGGGGGAGAACACGTGAAGACCTATTTACTGGCCTTGGTCATCGTAGCGGCGACGGCGTCGACAGCCTCAGCGCAGATTTCGGACGATGTCGTCCGCATCGGCGTGCTGACCGACCTTTCGAGCTGGGGTCGCGATAACAGCGGGCCCGGATCGGTTGAAGCGGCAAAAATGGCCGTCGAGGAATTCGGGCCGACCGTGCTCGGCAAGCCGATCGAGATCGTCAGTGCCGATCATCAGATGAAGACCGACGTCGGCCTCCAGATCGCACGCGACTGGTTCGACAATGGCAAGGTCGACGCCATCGCCGATATTCCAAACTCGGGGATCGCGATCGCCGTTCACAACATGGTCAGGGAGCGCAACAAGATCGCCCTGCTCTCGGGGCCGGGCGCAAGCTCGCTGACAGACGAACTGTGCAGCCCCAACACCGTTCATTTCGCGTACGATACCTATGCGCTGTCCAAAGTGACGGCCTCGGCGGTCATCAACGAAGGCGGCAAATCCTGGTTCTTTGTTACGGCCGACTATGCGTTCGGCCAGCAACTGGAGAAGGACGCCACGCGCTTCATCAAGGAACTGAACGGTAAGGTGCTCGGCAGCGTGCGGCACCCCACCAATACGGCCGATTTCTCCTCGTTTGTCTTGCAAGCGCAGAACTCCAAGGCGGATGTGGTGGCATTCGCCAACGCCGGCCAGGACACCGACAATGCGATCAAGCAATCCGGCGAATTCGGCTTGGTGCAGGGTGGCCAGAAACTCGTTGGCCTGCTGATGTTCGATACCGACGTGCACGCCATCGGACTGCAGGCCGCACAAGGCACCTACATGACGACGGCCTCCTACTGGAACATGGATGAAAAGACCCGCGCATGGTCGAAGAAGTTCTTCGCCAGAACCAAGGTGATGCCGACGATGATCCACACCGGCGTCTACGGCTCGGTGTTGCACTATCTCAAGGCGATCCAGGCCGCCGGCACCGACGATCCGGCGAAGGTGATGGCCAAGATGCGCGAACTGCCGATCGAAGACGCTTTCGTGCACGGCGGCAAGCTGCGCGAGGATGGCCGAGTTATCCGCGACATGTATCTCGCCCGGGTTAAGAAGCCGTCCGAGTCGAAGGAACCGTGGGATTACCTTGAAATCGTCAAGACCGTCAGGGGCGAAGACGCATACCGGCCGGTCTCCGAGTCGAAATGCCCACTCCTGAAGAAGTGAGCTGTTCAACTCGGGCAAACGGGCTCAACAACCCGGGGTAACGTCGACAAATGCGACGCGCCGATGCAATCGGCTCGTTCGCATGCCCGCAGCGATCCACCTCGCGGCTGCCGAGCCTGAAGCAAGTGGGCGGACACCTTCGGGAATCGGACCCGGTATCGCACGGAAAGGCTCTGCGACCGGGATATCTATCCGCCCACGCAAATGCCGATGGTGAGCATGGCGGTCAGCTCACGTGCCGTCTGAGCAACCCTGAGGTGCCCCCTGCCGTTGACGTACCTCCAGGCAAGATGCTCTATCGCGCCGAACAGAACGTCGCGCAGCAGTTTTGGATTTACATCCGGCCTCACCTCTCCGGCCTTTACGGCTTCCTTGACGATTCGAATCAACACCGAGGTGTAGCGCCGGTTCATCTCCTGGATTGCCGAGCCCTCGTAGTCACTCGCGCCCCGCACCTCCGCGATAAACAAGCGGCAAAGGTCGGTATCGGACACGAAGACCTCGATATGTCGCTTGATCAGCGCTTCGAGGCGATCATGAAAGCGAGCCTTCCTGAACACCTGCGTCTCGAGGTCGATCAAGATCCGTTCATAGAACTTCTGCAGCACGGCGAACAGCAGGTTCCGCTTGTTGCGAAAATAGCGATAGGCAAGCCCATCGGAAATTTGAGCGATGCGCGCGATCTCGGCGATCGACGCCCCCTCATAGCCTCTCTCGGCGAAGGCACGCTTGGCCGCGTCGAGGATTGCGTCGTAACGGTCCTGCATTCGTTCGGGGCTTATCGCCGGCATATCGTAACTCCGGAATTTTTCAGATCCTGGATGGCAAATCGCAGCGCAACCACCCCAGGGTTCGAGTGCCTGCACGGCGCCTGTCGCACGCAGCGAGACGTCGCATGAAACTGAAGATCATTCATTTTGACTCTCGTCGGACGGCCCGGATGTTGACATCAACTTAAACTGAATTACATTCATTATAAAGCACGTGATCACCAAGATCGCGACGTCCATAATGACTGGGAAGGAAAACCGACGGATGACCACATCCAGGCCAGTTTGAGCGGCGACAATCGCATGTCGATATTCGCGCTCGACGAACAGCAGCAAACCATTCTCGATCAGGCGGATCGCTTTGCGCAGAGGGAGCTCTATCCGCTCTCCGAACGAATGGATCGCGAGGAATGGTGGCCGGACGACGCGTTCCGCATGATCGGGGAGAACGGCTTTTTCGGTGCGACCATCCCCGAGGAATATGGCGGCGCTGGCCTCGACCTAGTGGCGGCTGGCCTCGTGCTGCAGGGCTTCGCGCGCTGGAACCATGCGATGGCGCTGTCCTGGGTCGCGCACGACAATCTGTGCGCCAACAACATCTATCGCAACGGCAACGAGCAGCAGCGCCGCAAATACCTGCCGGACCTCTGCGCGGGCCGAAAAATTGGTGCGCTGGGCCTCACCGAACCGGGGGCCGGCTCCGACGCTCTCGGTTCGATGCGCACGACCGCGCGGCGCGACGGAGATCACTACGTCCTCAACGGAGGCAAGATCTACATCACGAACGGACCCGTTGCCGACGTTGTCCTGGTCTACGCCAAGACTGATCGCTCAAAAGGCGCCCACGGCATCTCCGCCTTCATCGTCGAAAAAGGCTTTCCGGGGTTCAAGGTCGCACAGAAGCTGACCAAGATGGGTTATCGCGGCAGCCAGACCGCCGAGCTCGTGTTCGAAGACTGCCTGGTGCCCGCGGAAAACCTCGTTGGCGGCGAAAATCACGGTGTATCGATCGTGATGAGCGGGCTCGATCTCGAGCGCGCGATGGTCTCACCGCTGTGTCTTGGCGTTTCGGAGCGCGCTTTGCAGCTCTCCATCGAATACGCACAGACGCGCCAACAGTTCGGCAAGCCGATTGGATCATTCCAGATGGTCCAGTCCATGCTGGCGGAGATGTACGTTCAGGTCGAAACCATGCGGACCTTCACTTATCGCACGCTGGCGGAAGCGGCACCGCTCGAGATCGGCGGTGGCGGACGCGGCGATATCCACATGCTGACGGCAGCCTCCGTGATGTACGCCGCCGAGGCATGCCACGCCGTCCTCGACAGGGCAGTCCAGATCCACGGCGGCAGCGGCTACATCTGGGAGTCGGAGATCAACCGGTTATTTCGTTCGATCAAGCTGCTGGAGATCGGCGCCGGAACGACGGAAGTCCGGAAGATGATTATCGCCGGCGAACTCCTCAAGGGCGTGGCTTCCCATGGCTGACGATCACGCGCCTGAGCAGTCGGACAGACTGGGATTGACGGACGATGAGCTCGCGGCGCATCGGACCGTGTTCGCTTCTGGCGCCCTCAAGGACATGGTCATCGTGCTGTCCGGAGGCGCGGGAGGCATCGGGCGGGCAATCGCGTGGTTGTACGCGCGGCTCGGTGCGCATGTCGTCGTGGTCGGCCGCAATCGTGACATGTTGTCCGCCCTGACATCCAATTTGGCGGCGAAAGGACTGAAGGCATCCGCACACGCCGTCGATGTCAGGGAGCCTGACGCCGTCAAGGCGCTGTTCGATGCGGTCTGGCAGGAGCATGGCCGCGTCGACGGCCTGATCAACAGCGCGGGTGGCCAATTTCCACAACCAGCCATCGATTTCTCCGTGAAGGGCTGGAATGCCGTCATCGATACCAATCTGAACGGCACCTGGTACATGATGCAGGCCGCCGCACGACACTGGCGCGACAACAAATATCCGGGCAGCATCATCAACATTGTCGTCGTTACGACGCACGGCCTTTATGGCATTGCGCATTCGATCGCCGCGAGATCCGGGGTTATCGGCCTTTCCCGCAGCGTTGCCGTCGAATGGGCCCCCTTCAACATTCGGGTGAATTGTATCGCCCCCGGGGCGATCGAGACCGAAGGCTGGAACGTCTATACGCCTGAGGCGCGCGCGGCTTACCCACGATCGAATCCGATGATGCGGGCGGGTTCGCCGTGGGACGTTGCCGAAGCTTGCGCCTATCTCGGAGGTCCGTCCGGAGGATTCGTGACTGGCGAGACCTTGACCGTGGATGGAGGGGGCCAGCTCTGGGGCGAGACATGGACGACCGGAAAACCGGCCTATTTCACGAGCAAGGACTCATAGGTCGGTCGCCTGTCGCGGCGACACGACTCCAAAGAGCTCACCTTCAATATCCGCATCGGGAACTTCCTCGCCAGCATTCATTCTTACAACAAGGATCAATCGGCCGTGACCAATCATCTGATACACCGTGTCAATGTTGGCGACCTTGTCACCCGTAGTGCGGCGCGGTTTCCGGGGCGAGAGATGATCTGCGATGGCGAGAGGCGTTGGTCCTATCGCGACTTTGACGCCTGGACCAACCGGGTCGCCCATGGTCTTTCCGCGCTGGGCCTCGAGAAGGGCGACGCTCTCGCCCTGATGTCGGGCAACCGCGCCGAATTCCTGGCCGTCTATTTCGCCTGCGCACGGCTTGGCCTGGTCTGCGTCCCCGTCAACCTGCTCTGGCGACAAGGCGAACTTAGCCATGTCCTGAAGGACTCGCGCGCTCGCGCCGCCGTCGTCGAGGCGGGCCTGCTGAAACAGTTCTACGCTGGTGTGGAAGATCCGCGACAGCTGCTTGGCGTCGTCGTGATCGACGGACAGGCTCTAGGCGCGACGACTCCCGATAGCATCGGCGACGTGCCGCTGCTCGATTTCAACGCGCTCGCGGCCGGTCAGTCGTCCGACGTGCCAGATGTCCCGATCGAGGATCGCGCGCCCCTCTCCTATCTCTACACCAGCGGTACGACCTCGGCGCCAAAGGGCGTGATCGGAACCCATCTCGCAATCTACCTGGAATCACTTGGAACCGCGATCGATACACGAATGACCGAGAACGATCGCTTGAGCGTGGTGCTGCCGCTGTTCCACACGGCCCAACTCAACGCGCTTTGCACACCGGCAATTGCGGCAGGCGCTTCGATGGTGATCCAGCGCGGTTTCGATGCCACTGCTCTTCACGAAGTCATCGAAAGCGAGCGCATCAGCGTGCTCTTTGCGCTACCGATGATGATCCAGCAGCTCGTCGAACGTCAGCTCGCGCACCGGCGCGACGTCTCCAGCCTGCGCCTAACGGTCTACGCCATGGCGCCGATGCCGGAGGCGGAGCTCCACAAAGCAATCGAGACTTTCGGCTGCGACTTCAGCCTCATGTTCGGGCAAACGGAGATGAGCCCGGTCTCGACATTCTTCAAGCCGGAGCACCAGCTGAGCCATCCCGGTGCCGTCGGCACGCCCGCCGTTAACGTGCAGGTCGCTATTATGGCACCGAGCGGCGACCTGCTTCCGACCGGATCAACCGGCGAAATCGTCTATCGCAGCCCCCAGACCATGGCGGGCTATCTGCATAATCCAGAGGCAACCGCAGACGCCTTCCGCCACGGCTGGTTCCACTCGGGCGATGCCGGCCATTTCGACAATGATGGGATTCTCTGGTTCGAGGACCGCTTCAAGGATGTCATCAAAACAGGCGGCGAGAATGTCTCGTCGATCGAGGTCGAGTTAGCGATCCGGGCCGCACATCCAGACGTGCTCGAGGTCGCCGCGATCGGCTTGCCGCACGATCGCTGGGGCGAAGCGATCACAGCCGTCGTCGTCACGCAGGACGGCCAATTGGTTGACGCGAACGTGCTCCTCTCGGCCATCCGCGAGCGGTTAAGCCCCTTCAAATGTCCGAAGGCCGTTATCCATGTTTCGGAGCTGCCCAAGACGGCCACTGGCAAGATCGAAAAAGCCAAGCTGAGGCGCACCTATGCAACTTACTATCAGTAGTTCGTCGCAGCGTCGCACTGGACGCGCGCGAAACGCGGCGCTTGCAGAGGTAGCGGACTCATAAGGTTGCTGAACGAACGCCACGCGCGCGCAAGGACTACTGGCGCGAGCTGCACGACGTTCCCCGGCGAAGCGGCCGCTCACGCTTGCTTTCGGTCGATTTTCCTTGATCTCCCGGTGCACGTGCTGCGCACACGACGTCTTCTAACCTACTGAAAAACCTAAACTCTCGCTCCAATCCATCATCGGCGCAACGGAAAATTTCCATGTCATCTCAGCTGCTTACCCGCAACATCGATGCAATGCAACCCGATGCTTTTGATCGCCTGCCCACCTGCCCCAACTCAAATATCGAAAACAACCCCATGCAAAGCAGTACCCCGGCCGGGATCGTCGTCTCCGGCGCCGCATTGGGCGGCGTCGCCTACGGCGGCTGGTCCGGCTGCTTCCACCACCTTCCTGCGCGCCGGGCCGATACGCCGGCCTCGATCCGATTCATTTGTGAAGCAGCTTCCCAAATGCTGAGAAGACGGCGGGTCTGATGCGCGCCGGTCCGTGCGGTTACACCGATGGCAGGCGTTCGCTGGGTGCGGCCGCTGAGACCTGGAAGGAGAACTCTTCGATGAAGCGCCTGACAATCATGGGATCGATCGCCGGCATCGCGCTGGCCGCATCAGCCGCGGCACAGGAAAAAAGTGCGGACTGGTATCCCTCAAAGTACGGAGCGTCCGACGAGATCGGTGCCGCAAACCTCCTGACGTCAGACGTGACGCTTGAAGCCATCAGGCTGGTCAAGACCGGAAAGACCTACCCGTTGGGCGTTCCGATCGACAAGAACCTCCCGGCGTTTCGTCACCGCAGCTTTCATCTCTACAATGTTCAGCCCGGCGAAGCCGGCGGCACGACCAAGGGACCGAACAAATTCACATTCAACGACGAGTTGGTCAACGGATGGACGGGAGTCGGCACGCAGCTCAATGGTATCGGCCACATCGGCATCGACTACACCTACTACAACGGCAACAAAGCCGCTGATTTCGTCACCGTCGAGGGCGTCACCAAACTGGGACTTGAGAAGGTGCCGCCCATGGTGACGCGAGGTGTCGTGCTCGACATGGTCGGATATTACGGTCAACCGATCGTTCCGGCCGGCACCGAGTTCACCGTCGCCGACATCAAGGCGGTGTTGCAGAAGGAAGGCATCACGCTGCGCAAGGGTGACGTGGTGCTCTTCAATACCGGATGGCTCGAGCTGATCGGCAAGGACAACAAGACGTTCCTCGAAGTCGAGCCCGGGATCGGCATGGAAGCGGCCAAATGGCTTGCCGAACAGCAAATCGTGGCCTTCGGCGGCGACACCTGGGCATCCGAGATCTATCCGGCCAAGGACGGTCAGGAGTTTCCGATCAATCAGTTCATGCTGGCGAAGAACGGCATCTACAATCTTGAGCTGATCGATACGCGAGCCCTGGTCCTCGGGCGCGTTCGGATCGTCCGCAACGCTCCTCAGGAAATCGACGATACCTTCGGAACGGGTGGTTCCCGGCAGCACCGAGTTGACTGTCACCCGCGTCCCCCTGGTGTTGGCGGCAAGGCCGCGCGCAATCGCAAGCTGCGCCGTCTTGGTCATGCCGTAATGAACCATGTCGGGCGGCACGAGCAGACCACTTTCGCTGGCGACGAAAATGACACGCCCCCAGTCGCGGGCGATCATGCCGGGGAAATAGCTGCGGGCGAGACGGGCGCCGGAGAGCACGTTGACCTCGAAGAAGCGCCGCCAGTCCTCGTCGGAGATCTCTTCGAAGGGCTTCGATTCATAGATGCCGAGATTGTTGATCAATATGTCAACGTCCGGCACCGCCGCGACCAGCGCCGCCGCCCCGTCTGCGGTCGCCGGATCGGCAAGCACACCGCGCGCCCCGGTCTCGCCGATTGCAGCGTCGAGTTTTTGCTGGTTGCGGCCGCAGATCACGACCGTAGCTCCCTCCGCAACCAGCCGTTTGGCGATCGCAAGGCCGATCCCGGCGGTCGAGCCGGTCACGAGTGCGATCTTGCCATTCAGTTGCAGGTCCATGCGTTTGTCTCCTAAATTTCACTCATGGGGAACGTTGTGTAGCTGATGTGCGCTTGACTTGAGTTTCAGGCTTCACATGACTGCAAGGCGACGCGCTTCTGACCGAGCAAGGCGAGCAGCAACCCGGCCGCGGCAAGGACGCCGCCAGCCACGGGGACCGCCGCGTAACCAAGACCGAGGCTGATGACGGCGCCGCCTACCGCCGCACCCAGCGCATTGCCAAGATTGAACGCGCCGACATTGATCGACGACGCCAGCCCGGGCGCTTCCGCCGCGGCCTGCATCACCCGCATCTGGATCGGCGGGACGATGGCGAAGGTCGCTGCCCCCCAGACCAGCAAGCCGATAGCGGCACCGACATGGCTTGTCAGCACCAGCGGCAGTGCCACCATGATGACGGCGAGCGCGGCCAGGAAGATCTTCGTTGCGCCATCGAGGGACCAGTCGGCAAGCCGACCGCCGAGACCGTTACCAATCGTGAAGCCGACACCAATCAGCACCAGACCAAGGGTCACGAACGTGCCGGAGGCGCCTGTCAGCTCCGCAAGCACCGGAGCGACGTAGGTGTAGAGCGTGAACATGGCGCCCGCCCCCATCACCGTCGTGGCCAGAGCCAGCAGGACGGTGGGATGCATCAGGACGCGGAGTTCGCGACGCACGTCGGGAAGCTTGCCTGCTTCGCCTCTCGGCAAAGCCAGCCACAGCGACGCGATCGCGATGACGCCGAGAACCGCGGTTCCGGCAAACGCCATGCGCCAGCCGATCTGCTGACCGATCCATGTGGCGGCGGGAACGCCGCCGATATTGGCGATGGTAAGCCCCATGAACATGGTCGCGACAGCGCTCGCCTGCTTCTCCCTGGGCACCACGCTGGCCGCGACGATGGAGCCGAGGCCGAAGAATGCGCCGTGATTGAGGCTGGTGACGAGACGCGCCAACAGCAGCGTCGTGTAGCCAGGCGCCACCGCCGAGAGCAGGTTGCCGACGGTGAAGATCGCCATCAGCATCATCAGCGCGCTGCGCTTTCCGAACCGGCTGAAGGCGAGCGTCATGACGGGCGCACCGACCATGACGCCGATGGCGTAGGCGCTGATGAGGAGGCCCGCGGACGGGATGGAGACGTGCACCCCCTCCGCGATCACCGGAAGCAGCCCCATCGGCGTGAATTCGGTGGTGCCGATGCCGAAGGCGCCGATGGCAAGGGCAAGCAGCGGCCAGTTGAACCGCTTCGCGTCGGCCACTGGGGAAGTTTGCGAGATAGACCCGTTCATTGCACGATCCTCCTCAATCCCAGGCCGGCGCAAGGCCGGGCGGGCTCACCAGGCGTCCGTCAGGGCGAGCGAGCTTGGCGATCGCGGCCATGTCATGGTCGCTCAGCGCAAAATCGAAGATCGCGAAGTTCTCGGCGACGCGCTCCGGCCTGGCGGTCTTCGACAGCGCGATGTAGCCCTGCTGGATCAGCCAGCGCAGCGCCACCTGTGCGGCACTCTTGCCGTACTGTGCGCCGATCTTCTGAAGAACCGGATCGCGCGGGACCGCGCCATCGGCCATCCCGAAATAGGCTGCGATGGCGACGCCTGCCGCCCTCGCGGCAGCCGCTACGGCGGCCTGGTCGAGATACGGGTGGACCTCGATTTGATTGGTGACGATCGGCGCCCTGCTGAGCGCGATCGCTTGCTTCATCTGCGCAATGTTCTGATTGCTGACGCCGATGAAACGCGTCCTGCCCGCAGCCTGAACTGCATTCAGCATCGCCACCTGGTCGGCGATCGATACCTTGTCCGCTGGCCAGTGCAGCAGAAGCAGATCGACCTGGTCGACCTTCAGGCGGTCGAGGCTCTCGTCGACCGACGCGGCGAACCTGCCTTCGCTGTAGTTGTCGACCCAAACCTTGGTGGTGAGGAAGAGCTCCTCGCGGCGTACGCCGGCCGCGGCGAGCGCGCGACCGAGCGCCGCTTCATTCTGGTAGATCTGCGCGGTGTCGAAATGACGGAAGCCCGCCTCCAGCGCCGCCGGTACCACGGCCTCGATCTCTGCATCCGACATGCGGAACAGGCCGAAGCCGAGTGCCGGGATCGACGCCTCATGCGCCCTTACGATGTCCATGGTTTCAATCCTTGATGTTCAGGCGGCGTGCGCCTCGGAGGTGGTCTCGGGGTTGGTCGCGAGCGCCGGCAAGACGTCCGACGCCAGTTCTTCGATGATCTCGCCCGGCGGGCGCCCCGACCGCCGCAGGTTGATCGCGAGGTGATCGACGCCGACGCCAGCGAGGGCATTGAGATGCGCGATCAGGCCGTTTCGCCCGACCCGTGCGCCGAACCGGATCGGCTCGGCCGGCGCATCGGCATCATCCAGCAGGTCGAGATGGAAGGCGCTGATGAAGGCGCCACGGCCGGAGGTCGCTTCACACCAGTGTTGGACTTGGGTCGCGATCCGCTCGACAGCGCCGGGATAGACGAAGCGCCCGTCCATATTGGCGGCAAGCCAGCGGTCATCCTGGCCTGCCTGCCCGGCCACCACGATCGGAATGGCCGGCTGCGCCGGGCGCGGCAGCAGGTCGAGGCTCGGCACGCGCTTGTCGTTCACCGGCAGGCCGCCCGGCTGCCACGCCGCTCGCAGATAGGTCACCGCGTCACGAAAGGCTTCGCCGCGCGTCTCATAGTCGAGACCGAGCAACGGATATTCCACCGGCCGGTCTCCCGAGGCGACGCCGAGGATCAGTCGGCCGTCCGAGAGCACGTCCACCGAGGCAGCCGCCTTCGCCGTCATCAGCGGATGGCGGATCGGCAGCACCACCGCGGCGGTACCGAGCGCGACGTTCCTCGTCACTCCGGCAAGATAGCCAAGATGGGAGAAGACATCGTAGACCGAACCGGCGTCGCCCATGTTGACTGCGTCGAACACCGGCACGTCGCGGATCCAAATCGCTGCAAATCCGCGTTCGTCGGCGGCACGGATGAGATCGGCCTGCGCCGTCAGGTCGGGAACGCCGCGCGGACGGCCCGCGACCACGCGCCGGGCCTCGCCCGCAGGCGACCAGTCATTGTCCAGCGGCAATTCAAGGCCGAGCGTCAGGCGATTGGGCTTCCGGATCAGATCAAGTGCTGAATTCTTCGACATGGCAGCGAAATAGGTCACGCCTGGGGGCTTGATAATCCGTCGCGGTTCCACAGTATCTGTGAAGCGAAATCACAGACGGGACAGGTGGTGCGTGGATAACCGTGTTGGCGAGATGCAGGTGTTCCTGCGCGTGGTCGAGTCGGGCAATTTCTCGGACGCTGCACGGCTCCTGCGCATGAACCCCTCCACCGTGAGCAAGCTCATCGCGCGCATCGAGGAGCGGCTCGGGGTACGCTTGCTGAAGCGCTCCACCCGGCGCCTGTCGCTCACAGCCGAAGGACAAATCTACCATGAGCGTAGCCAGGGACTGCTCGGCGAACTGGATGAGGTGGAGCGCGAGCTATCCCAGGGGGCCGCGAGCACAGGTGGCACCGTCAGAGTGAATGCCTCCGTCGCTTTCGGCGTTCTCGCGGTGGAGCCACAATTGCCCGCGTTCTGGCAGGCCTATCCCAACATCGTCGTCGACCTCTCGCTCTCCGACGAGATCGTCGATCTCTATCTCGATCGCACCGACGTCGCGTTTCGCGTTGGACGGCTTGCCGACTCCGGCTTGATGGCCCGCCGGGTCGGTGCCGCGCGTCGAAAGATCGTAGCATCCCCGGCCTATCTGAAGCGCAACGGGACACCGCGGACCGCCGACGATCTCGCGCAGCACAATTGTCTCGGGTTCAATTTCCGTCGCGCCGCTCCAGTCTGGCCGCTCAAGGAGAGTGGCCGGATCGTCGATCGTGCCGTCAATGGCTCCTTGCTCGCCAACAATGGCGAGACGGTCAGGCGGATGGCGGTCGCGGGCGTCGGGCTCGCGCGCCTCGGCGACTATCATGCGCGTGCCGATCTTGCTGCGGGACGGCTCGTGGAAGTGCTCTCGGACGTCATCAGTGATGAGGAAGAGATTCACGCCGTGTATGTTGGCGGTGCCCGCCTTCCGCAGCGCGTGCGCGTGTTCCTCGATTTCATCGTCCCGCGTCTACAGTCCTTCC
Coding sequences within:
- a CDS encoding TIGR03571 family LLM class oxidoreductase; protein product: MSKNSALDLIRKPNRLTLGLELPLDNDWSPAGEARRVVAGRPRGVPDLTAQADLIRAADERGFAAIWIRDVPVFDAVNMGDAGSVYDVFSHLGYLAGVTRNVALGTAAVVLPIRHPLMTAKAAASVDVLSDGRLILGVASGDRPVEYPLLGLDYETRGEAFRDAVTYLRAAWQPGGLPVNDKRVPSLDLLPRPAQPAIPIVVAGQAGQDDRWLAANMDGRFVYPGAVERIATQVQHWCEATSGRGAFISAFHLDLLDDADAPAEPIRFGARVGRNGLIAHLNALAGVGVDHLAINLRRSGRPPGEIIEELASDVLPALATNPETTSEAHAA
- a CDS encoding LysR family transcriptional regulator; translation: MDNRVGEMQVFLRVVESGNFSDAARLLRMNPSTVSKLIARIEERLGVRLLKRSTRRLSLTAEGQIYHERSQGLLGELDEVERELSQGAASTGGTVRVNASVAFGVLAVEPQLPAFWQAYPNIVVDLSLSDEIVDLYLDRTDVAFRVGRLADSGLMARRVGAARRKIVASPAYLKRNGTPRTADDLAQHNCLGFNFRRAAPVWPLKESGRIVDRAVNGSLLANNGETVRRMAVAGVGLARLGDYHARADLAAGRLVEVLSDVISDEEEIHAVYVGGARLPQRVRVFLDFIVPRLQSFLNEEIRTRRSRT
- a CDS encoding aldo/keto reductase, which translates into the protein MDIVRAHEASIPALGFGLFRMSDAEIEAVVPAALEAGFRHFDTAQIYQNEAALGRALAAAGVRREELFLTTKVWVDNYSEGRFAASVDESLDRLKVDQVDLLLLHWPADKVSIADQVAMLNAVQAAGRTRFIGVSNQNIAQMKQAIALSRAPIVTNQIEVHPYLDQAAVAAAARAAGVAIAAYFGMADGAVPRDPVLQKIGAQYGKSAAQVALRWLIQQGYIALSKTARPERVAENFAIFDFALSDHDMAAIAKLARPDGRLVSPPGLAPAWD